One genomic region from Ammospiza caudacuta isolate bAmmCau1 chromosome 1, bAmmCau1.pri, whole genome shotgun sequence encodes:
- the CHMP4C gene encoding charged multivesicular body protein 4c — translation MSKISKFFKGGGSAGSKGRGGPSPQEALARLRETEEMLSKKQEYLETRIERELALARQHGTKNKRAALQALKRKKRYEKQLNQIDGTLSTIEFQREALENSHTNTEVLKNMGYAAQAMKKVHENMDLNKIDDLMQDITEQQDVAQEISDAISNRATFGDEFDEDELMAELEELEQEELNKGMRDVRLPSVPSTSLPSRPASTRKRAEDEDEMKKLAAWAS, via the exons ATGAGCAAGATCTCCAAGTTCTTCAAGGGGGGCGGCTCGGCCGGCTCCAAGGGCCGCGGGGGTCCCTCGCCGCAGGAGGCGCTGGCCCGGCTGCGGGAGACGGAGGAGATGCTCAGCAAGAAGCAGGAGTACCTGGAGACGCGGATCGAGCGGGAACTGGCGCTAGCCCGGCAGCACGGCACCAAGAACAAGCGAG CTGCCTTACAagcactgaagagaaaaaagaggtaTGAGAAACAGTTGAATCAAATTGATGGGACACTTTCGACCATTGAGTTCCAGAGAGAGGCATTGGAAAATTCCCACACCAACACAGAAGTGCTCAAGAATATGGGTTATGCTGCACAAGCTATGAAAAAAGTACATGAAAATAT GGATTTGAACAAAATTGATGATTTGATGCAAGATATCACTGAACAGCAAGATGTTGCCCAGGAAATTTCAGATGCTATCTCAAACCGAGCTACCTTTGGTGATGAGTTTGATGAG GATGAGTTGATGGCAGAATTAGAAGAACTAGAGCAAGAAGAACTGAACAAGGGAATGAGAGATGTCAGGTTGCCAAGTGTTCCGTCCACATCGCTGCCTTCTCGCCCTG CATCAACCAGGAAAAGAGCAGAGGATGAAGATGAAATGAAGAAACTGGCTGCCTGGGCTTCATAA
- the ZFAND1 gene encoding AN1-type zinc finger protein 1 isoform X1: MAELELGQHCGVPECRQLDFLPFVCDGCSGIFCLQHRSRDAHGCSEVNIRTNSLKPDQHRSYPCSYKDCNGKELLPVLCPYCGKHFCLRHRHQSDHECEKLDTPKPRMAATQQLVQHIIDSKKSDEVKSKKRKGAKNSETAAKVALMKLKMHACGDKSLPQTERIYFQVFLPKGSKEKSKPMFFCSKWSIGKVVDFAASLASLKNNNNKSTSQKLRLCHTASGEALPFEHTLETWLSDKDYPLYNGGNIILEYLDNDVLFIEDTESYFS; the protein is encoded by the exons ATGgcggagctggagctggggcagcactgcGGGGTGCCCGAGTGCCGCCAGCTCG attttcttccctttgtaTGTGATGGCTGTTCAGGCATCTTTTG CCTTCAGCACAGGAGCCGCGATGCTCATGGGTGTTCTGAG GTGAATATAAGAACCAATTCTCTGAAACCTGATCAGCACAGATCTTACCCATGCTCATACAAGGACTGCAATGGAAAGGAGCTTTTGCCAGTGTTATGTCCTTACTGTGGAAAACATTTTTGTCTCAG ACATCGTCATCAATCAGACCATGAATGTGAGAAGCTGGACACTCCAAAACCTCGAATGGCTGCCACCCAGCAGCTTGTTCAACATATTATAG ATTCTAAGAAGAGTGATGaagtgaaaagcaaaaaacGTAAAGGAGCAAAGAACAGTGAGACAGCAGCAAAAGTGGCATTAATGAAACTGAAAATGCATGCATGTGGGGACAAGTCCTTGCCTCAG ACAGAAAGAATTTACTTTCAAGTATTTTTACCAAAAGggagcaaagagaaaagcaaaccCATGTTCTTTTGCAGTAAGTGGAGTATTGGCAAAGTAGTAGATTTTGCAGCTTCCTTAGCAAGccttaaaaataacaacaacaaatcAACATCCCAG AAACTGAGATTATGCCATACTGCCTCTGGAGAAGCCTTGCCATTTGAGCATACACTGGAAACATGGCTATCTGATAAAGACTATCCACTGTACAATGGAGGGAATATAATTCTGGAGTATCTTGATAATGATGTTCTATTTATAGAAGATACAGAATCCTACTTTAGTTAG
- the ZFAND1 gene encoding AN1-type zinc finger protein 1 isoform X2 — protein MYFLPFVCDGCSGIFCLQHRSRDAHGCSEVNIRTNSLKPDQHRSYPCSYKDCNGKELLPVLCPYCGKHFCLRHRHQSDHECEKLDTPKPRMAATQQLVQHIIDSKKSDEVKSKKRKGAKNSETAAKVALMKLKMHACGDKSLPQTERIYFQVFLPKGSKEKSKPMFFCSKWSIGKVVDFAASLASLKNNNNKSTSQKLRLCHTASGEALPFEHTLETWLSDKDYPLYNGGNIILEYLDNDVLFIEDTESYFS, from the exons ATGT attttcttccctttgtaTGTGATGGCTGTTCAGGCATCTTTTG CCTTCAGCACAGGAGCCGCGATGCTCATGGGTGTTCTGAG GTGAATATAAGAACCAATTCTCTGAAACCTGATCAGCACAGATCTTACCCATGCTCATACAAGGACTGCAATGGAAAGGAGCTTTTGCCAGTGTTATGTCCTTACTGTGGAAAACATTTTTGTCTCAG ACATCGTCATCAATCAGACCATGAATGTGAGAAGCTGGACACTCCAAAACCTCGAATGGCTGCCACCCAGCAGCTTGTTCAACATATTATAG ATTCTAAGAAGAGTGATGaagtgaaaagcaaaaaacGTAAAGGAGCAAAGAACAGTGAGACAGCAGCAAAAGTGGCATTAATGAAACTGAAAATGCATGCATGTGGGGACAAGTCCTTGCCTCAG ACAGAAAGAATTTACTTTCAAGTATTTTTACCAAAAGggagcaaagagaaaagcaaaccCATGTTCTTTTGCAGTAAGTGGAGTATTGGCAAAGTAGTAGATTTTGCAGCTTCCTTAGCAAGccttaaaaataacaacaacaaatcAACATCCCAG AAACTGAGATTATGCCATACTGCCTCTGGAGAAGCCTTGCCATTTGAGCATACACTGGAAACATGGCTATCTGATAAAGACTATCCACTGTACAATGGAGGGAATATAATTCTGGAGTATCTTGATAATGATGTTCTATTTATAGAAGATACAGAATCCTACTTTAGTTAG
- the IMPA1 gene encoding inositol monophosphatase 1, which yields MADPWQECMDYAVGLARKAGEIIRGALKEEISVMTKSSPVDLVTETDQKVENFIISLIKEKYPSHSFIGEESVAAGEGSILTDNPTWIIDPIDGTTNFVHRFPFVAVSIGFVVNKKIEFGIVYSCIEDKMYTARKGKGAFCNGQKLQVSGQEDITKSLLVTELGSNRDPEAIKIILSNMERLLSIPIHGIRAVGTAAVNMCLVATGGADAYYEMGIHCWDMAGAGIIITEAGGVLLDVTGGPFDLMSRRIIAASSRAIGERIAKALQVIPLRRDDATN from the exons ATGGCAGATCCCTGGCAAGAATGTATGGATTATGCAGTTGGTTTAGCAAGGAAAGCTGGGGAG ATAATCCGTGGAGCACTCAAAGAAGAAATATCTGTTATGACTAAAAGCTCACCTGTAGATCTAGTGACAGAAACTGATCAAAAAGTAGAAAACTTCATTATTTCTTTGATAAAAGAAAAGTATCCTTCTCACAG CTTTATTGGCGAAGAGTCTGTTGCAGCTGGAGAGGGCAGCATTCTGACAGATAACCCCACATGGATTATAGACCCTATTGATGGAACCACCAACTTTGTACACAG gTTTCCATTTGTGGCAGTTTCAATTGGCTTTGTTGTAAACAAAAAG ATAGAGTTTGGAATTGTGTACAGTTGTATAGAAGACAAGATGTATACtgccagaaaaggaaaaggtgcaTTTTGCAATGGTCAGAAACTGCAAGTATCAGGCCAAGAAG acaTTACAAAATCCCTTTTAGTAACAGAATTGGGGTCAAATCGTGATCCAGAGgctataaaaataattctttctaATATGGAAAGACTTCTCAGTATTCCTATTCATGG GATTAGAGCTGTTGGTACAGCAGCTGTGAACATGTGCCTTGTGGCAACAGGTGGAGCTGATGCCTATTACGAGATGGGGATTCACTGCTGGGATATGGCAGGAGCTGGAATCATTATTACTGAAGCTGGTGGAGTGCTGCTGGATGTAACAG GTGGACCGTTTGATTTGATGTCTCGGAGAATAATTGCAGCAAGCAGTCGAGCTATTGGGGAGAGGATAGCCAAAGCCCTTCAAGTAATTCCTCTGAGAAGAGATGATGCAACCAACTGA